A part of Nitrospira sp. genomic DNA contains:
- the arcC gene encoding carbamate kinase gives MGTSNKLAVVAVGGNALIRDKDHQSIPDQSREAVITTHHIADMIAVGWNVVITHGTGPQVGFILRRSELALEEVPPVPMDYADADLQGGIGYMFLKALYNEFRKQKIDRKAVAIITQTLVDRHDPAFADPSKPIGSQMDEQTAQRLASRQGWVVKEDAGRGWRRVVPSPQPKTIVELAAINLLARAGFVVIACGGGGIPVIQDEEGNLIGVEAVIDKDLASSLLARGIGADLLLVSTGVEKVAINFNKPDRRWLDRMTVAEARQHYADNQFDRGSMGPKIQAVIEFIEGGGQTGLITNPENIGRALAGETGTFIVK, from the coding sequence ATGGGAACCTCTAACAAACTTGCCGTCGTCGCTGTCGGAGGCAACGCGTTGATCCGCGACAAGGATCACCAATCGATTCCGGATCAAAGTCGCGAGGCGGTCATCACGACACATCACATCGCGGACATGATCGCAGTCGGGTGGAATGTCGTCATCACCCATGGGACCGGTCCTCAAGTCGGCTTCATTCTGCGCCGCTCCGAATTAGCCTTAGAGGAAGTTCCTCCCGTGCCGATGGACTATGCCGATGCCGACCTACAGGGTGGCATCGGATACATGTTCCTCAAAGCCCTCTACAACGAATTTCGCAAGCAGAAGATCGATCGAAAGGCGGTGGCCATCATCACGCAGACCTTGGTGGACCGACACGACCCGGCATTTGCCGATCCCTCTAAACCGATCGGATCTCAGATGGACGAACAGACCGCGCAACGGCTCGCTTCTCGCCAAGGATGGGTGGTCAAGGAAGATGCGGGACGCGGGTGGCGGCGAGTTGTGCCGTCGCCGCAGCCAAAGACCATTGTCGAATTGGCGGCCATCAACCTCTTGGCTCGGGCTGGATTTGTCGTCATTGCTTGCGGTGGCGGTGGGATTCCTGTGATTCAAGACGAGGAAGGGAACCTGATTGGCGTCGAAGCTGTTATTGACAAGGACTTAGCGTCAAGCCTGCTGGCCCGTGGTATTGGGGCTGATTTGTTGCTGGTTTCCACAGGGGTCGAAAAGGTGGCGATCAACTTCAATAAGCCGGACCGGCGATGGCTGGACCGTATGACCGTGGCTGAAGCAAGGCAACACTATGCGGACAATCAATTCGATAGAGGCAGCATGGGACCAAAGATTCAGGCCGTGATCGAATTCATAGAAGGGGGTGGACAAACCGGGCTGATCACCAATCCTGAGAATATTGGTCGCGCCCTGGCCGGCGAAACGGGAACATTTATTGTGAAGTAA
- a CDS encoding DUF1116 domain-containing protein → MQALFQEKLHVLNVGLSSFADSITRAGGSVLQIEWAPPAQGQQEVGRALARLVNLLSIETANQTAFDAYQSAQPVLNGVGTASQMLPNIAERMILHSGPPIAWKDMCGPMKGAIVGAILYEGWAENLTMAEAMASSGDIAFEPCHHHNAVGPMAGIISPSMPVWIVTNTTNGYQAFSNFNEGLGKALRFGANGPDVITRLKWMGQVLAPALRASVELLGGVDLKPMMAQALHMGDEVHNRNAAASSLFLKRLISALLKTRTPAADIAAVVEFIAGNDHFFLNLSMAACKAMTDAAHGVPGSSMVTAMARNGVEFGIRVSGTGSRWFTTPAPVVDGLFFPGYSAADAAPDLGDSAITETAGVGGFAMAASPAIVKFVGGTPQDAIDNTMAMTHITIGRNNAFTLPALNFAGSPAGIDIRKVVDTGIQPIINTGIAHREAGVGQIGAGITRAPLACFTQAVSALAKLVSAT, encoded by the coding sequence ATACAGGCCCTGTTTCAGGAGAAGCTCCATGTCTTGAATGTCGGCCTATCTTCCTTCGCCGATTCCATCACGAGGGCGGGCGGTTCTGTGCTCCAGATCGAATGGGCCCCGCCTGCTCAGGGGCAGCAGGAGGTCGGTCGTGCGTTGGCCAGGTTGGTCAACCTGCTCTCCATTGAAACCGCCAACCAGACAGCATTCGATGCTTACCAATCGGCCCAGCCGGTGTTGAACGGCGTGGGCACCGCCAGCCAGATGCTGCCCAACATCGCAGAGCGAATGATCCTGCACAGTGGTCCTCCCATTGCGTGGAAGGATATGTGCGGGCCCATGAAGGGGGCCATCGTCGGAGCTATTCTCTATGAGGGCTGGGCAGAAAATCTCACCATGGCAGAGGCCATGGCTTCCAGCGGCGACATCGCGTTCGAGCCTTGCCACCACCACAATGCCGTCGGGCCGATGGCCGGGATCATCAGCCCATCCATGCCGGTCTGGATAGTGACTAATACGACCAACGGATATCAGGCGTTCAGCAACTTTAACGAGGGCCTCGGCAAGGCGCTCAGGTTCGGCGCCAACGGTCCCGACGTGATCACCCGTCTCAAATGGATGGGGCAGGTACTCGCACCAGCCCTGCGAGCGAGCGTTGAACTCCTAGGCGGGGTCGACCTCAAGCCTATGATGGCGCAGGCCCTCCACATGGGCGACGAAGTGCATAATCGTAACGCTGCTGCCTCCTCGTTGTTCCTGAAACGCCTCATCTCAGCATTGTTGAAGACACGCACCCCCGCTGCCGACATCGCGGCGGTCGTCGAGTTCATCGCCGGCAACGACCACTTCTTCTTAAATCTGTCCATGGCAGCCTGCAAAGCGATGACCGACGCAGCCCATGGCGTTCCGGGCAGCAGTATGGTCACAGCCATGGCCCGTAATGGTGTCGAGTTCGGCATCAGAGTCAGCGGCACCGGAAGCCGATGGTTTACGACACCAGCCCCGGTCGTCGATGGACTCTTCTTTCCCGGATACAGCGCGGCCGACGCAGCGCCTGACTTGGGAGATAGTGCCATCACTGAAACCGCCGGTGTCGGCGGATTTGCCATGGCGGCGTCCCCGGCCATCGTCAAGTTTGTCGGCGGCACGCCGCAGGACGCGATCGACAATACCATGGCCATGACGCATATCACCATTGGCCGCAACAATGCCTTCACACTGCCGGCACTGAACTTCGCCGGCTCACCGGCGGGCATCGACATCCGAAAGGTCGTCGATACCGGTATTCAACCGATCATTAACACGGGGATTGCCCATCGCGAAGCAGGGGTCGGGCAAATTGGAGCAGGGATCACTCGTGCTCCCCTCGCCTGCTTCACACAAGCCGTGTCTGCGCTGGCCAAGTTGGTAAGTGCGACGTGA